The following proteins are encoded in a genomic region of Burkholderia cepacia:
- a CDS encoding LamG-like jellyroll fold domain-containing protein yields the protein MLFEEIVPLDDIENIARRHFVMGLGATLLAGCGGDGGNAVTDGERTSANNSAQASGVAPTSGGIDAGATSAGTAQTRTFTHPGLLHTEADFERMRTKVGAHASPWIDSWNVLVANGHTRLTNKPNPQVGIYRGNDPTHGQNYGALYNDIAAAYGDALRWKVSNDKQYADKAIEYLDQWAATLTTLGGSDVALAAGIYGYEFANAAEIMRGYSGWSAAGLAAFQAMMRKVFYPVSHAFLTRIGTAMDTHYWANWGLANIACILAIGVLCDDAELVDEAVTHFKTGGSNGCIRQAVYYMHPGNLGQWQEAGRDQGHSTLGIALTGAICEMAWNQGIDLYGYDNNRFLAGAEYVAKANLKQADGAFYTMPFVTYQNSAGVIQTQFAAGGQGDALGRPCWALVANHYINRKGLAAPYTKRAAELVAPEGGGGNYGPNSGGFDQLGYGTLTCTLDPGTPAATPTGLTGYASAGKVVLSWWGSSNAISYNVKRATIAGGPYSTIRSGITDLLTYTDMPAGAGTYFYVVIAQTIAGESALSNEVKVITAQQLLAHLAFDEGGGITAADRSGNGRNGTLNGATWAVGRSGSAVSLDGSGAYVALPDDLLVDVSDFTIASWVFWNGSQTWARLFDFGTGFHRYMMFTPRGRLRNGWAGMRFAMTANGPGDGPPEQIIDAPTELPSKRWVHVAVTLSGSTGTMYVDGTPVSTNTAMFQAPFRLGSTTQNWLGKSQYSADATFNGLIDDFRIYRGALSAAQIASLMAN from the coding sequence ATGCTGTTCGAGGAAATCGTCCCACTCGACGACATCGAGAACATTGCACGACGCCATTTCGTGATGGGGCTCGGTGCAACGCTTCTGGCCGGATGCGGCGGTGACGGAGGTAACGCGGTTACAGACGGTGAGCGTACATCGGCAAACAACAGCGCCCAGGCGTCCGGAGTTGCTCCGACTTCTGGCGGTATCGACGCAGGTGCGACGTCGGCAGGCACTGCCCAAACCCGCACCTTCACGCATCCTGGCTTGCTGCATACCGAGGCGGATTTCGAGCGCATGCGCACTAAAGTCGGCGCGCACGCTTCCCCGTGGATCGATAGCTGGAACGTGCTCGTCGCCAACGGTCACACGCGCCTGACGAACAAGCCGAACCCGCAGGTCGGCATCTATCGCGGCAATGATCCCACGCATGGCCAGAACTACGGCGCCCTCTACAACGACATCGCCGCCGCCTATGGCGACGCGCTGCGCTGGAAGGTGTCGAACGACAAGCAATACGCCGACAAGGCCATCGAGTACCTGGACCAGTGGGCCGCGACGCTGACCACGCTTGGCGGCAGCGACGTGGCGCTGGCCGCCGGCATCTACGGCTACGAGTTTGCCAACGCGGCCGAAATCATGCGCGGCTACAGCGGCTGGAGCGCGGCTGGACTCGCCGCATTCCAGGCGATGATGCGCAAGGTGTTCTACCCGGTCAGCCATGCTTTCCTGACCCGTATCGGCACCGCGATGGACACGCACTACTGGGCCAACTGGGGCCTGGCCAACATCGCATGCATCCTGGCCATCGGCGTGCTGTGTGACGATGCCGAGCTTGTCGACGAGGCCGTCACCCATTTCAAGACCGGCGGCAGCAACGGCTGTATCCGGCAAGCCGTGTACTACATGCACCCCGGCAACCTCGGGCAATGGCAGGAAGCCGGCCGGGACCAGGGCCACAGCACGCTCGGCATTGCATTGACGGGCGCCATTTGCGAGATGGCGTGGAATCAGGGCATCGACCTGTATGGCTATGACAACAATCGCTTTCTGGCGGGCGCGGAATACGTGGCCAAGGCCAACCTGAAGCAGGCAGACGGCGCGTTCTACACGATGCCTTTCGTCACGTACCAGAACAGCGCCGGCGTCATCCAGACGCAGTTCGCCGCCGGCGGGCAAGGCGACGCCCTGGGGCGGCCCTGCTGGGCACTGGTGGCCAACCATTACATCAACCGCAAAGGCCTGGCGGCGCCTTACACCAAGCGCGCTGCCGAGCTTGTGGCGCCGGAAGGCGGCGGCGGCAACTATGGCCCCAACAGTGGCGGCTTCGATCAGCTTGGCTACGGCACGCTTACCTGCACGCTCGACCCCGGCACCCCTGCCGCAACGCCGACCGGCCTGACCGGCTACGCCAGCGCGGGCAAGGTGGTGCTGTCGTGGTGGGGCAGCAGCAACGCCATCAGCTACAACGTCAAGCGCGCCACCATTGCCGGCGGACCGTACAGCACCATCCGGAGCGGTATCACCGATCTGCTGACCTATACCGATATGCCAGCCGGTGCCGGCACGTATTTTTATGTCGTGATAGCGCAAACGATTGCGGGCGAATCGGCGCTCTCCAACGAAGTGAAAGTGATCACGGCGCAGCAGCTGCTCGCGCACCTCGCGTTTGATGAAGGCGGCGGCATCACGGCCGCCGATCGCTCGGGCAACGGGCGCAATGGCACGCTCAACGGCGCAACGTGGGCAGTGGGGCGCAGCGGCAGCGCGGTCTCGCTCGACGGCTCGGGCGCGTATGTGGCCTTGCCCGACGATCTGCTGGTCGATGTGTCGGACTTCACCATCGCCAGCTGGGTGTTCTGGAACGGCTCGCAAACGTGGGCACGCCTGTTCGACTTCGGCACGGGCTTCCACCGCTACATGATGTTCACGCCGCGCGGACGGTTGCGCAACGGCTGGGCTGGCATGCGCTTCGCCATGACGGCCAACGGCCCCGGTGACGGCCCTCCGGAACAGATCATCGACGCCCCCACCGAGCTGCCGAGCAAGCGATGGGTGCATGTGGCCGTCACGCTATCGGGTTCGACCGGCACGATGTACGTGGACGGCACGCCCGTCAGTACCAACACGGCGATGTTCCAGGCGCCGTTCCGCTTGGGCAGTACCACGCAGAACTGGCTGGGCAAATCGCAATACAGTGCCGACGCCACGTTCAACGGCTTGATCGACGATTTCCGTATCTATCGCGGCGCGCTCAGCGCTGCGCAGATTGCATCGCTCATGGCGAATTGA
- a CDS encoding MBL fold metallo-hydrolase: MSETTRNVQPVTANLGKEGSGELVPSRYAVRVGDIDVVLISDGVLPLPTSTMSTNVSEADRNEWFDGRFLQRDMFDWALNIALVRSGEQLILIDSGVGDGFEYFTRAGQSVMRLESAGIDLAAITDIVITHMHMDHVGGLNVDGVKARLRPDVRIHVSAAEVAFWKNPDFSKTVMPETVPPALRKAAEKFVKLYSENIVQFDQVTEVAAGVSARVTGGHTPGHCVVDIASNDEKLTFVGDAIFEVNFDNPAWQNGFEHDPEAAVDVRIALFDDAARTGALLAAAHVAFPSIGHIAKNGESYRFVPVMWDY, encoded by the coding sequence ATGAGCGAAACAACGCGAAATGTGCAGCCCGTTACCGCCAACCTCGGCAAGGAAGGTTCGGGCGAACTCGTGCCTTCTCGTTACGCCGTGCGCGTGGGGGACATCGATGTCGTTCTGATCAGCGATGGTGTTCTGCCGTTGCCGACGTCCACCATGTCCACCAACGTGAGCGAAGCGGATCGCAACGAATGGTTCGATGGTCGTTTTCTGCAGCGCGATATGTTCGACTGGGCGCTGAATATCGCGCTCGTGCGCAGCGGTGAACAATTGATCTTGATCGACTCCGGCGTAGGCGATGGTTTCGAATACTTCACGCGCGCGGGGCAGTCGGTGATGCGCCTGGAATCGGCCGGGATCGACCTGGCTGCGATCACCGATATCGTGATCACGCATATGCACATGGATCACGTCGGCGGCCTGAACGTCGACGGTGTCAAGGCCAGGCTGCGCCCGGACGTGCGCATTCACGTGTCGGCCGCGGAAGTCGCGTTCTGGAAAAATCCCGATTTCAGCAAGACGGTGATGCCGGAAACGGTTCCCCCGGCGCTCCGCAAAGCCGCTGAAAAATTCGTGAAACTCTACAGCGAAAACATCGTGCAGTTCGATCAGGTCACAGAAGTTGCTGCGGGCGTGTCGGCGCGCGTCACGGGCGGCCACACGCCGGGGCATTGCGTCGTGGACATCGCATCGAACGACGAGAAGCTGACCTTCGTGGGCGACGCGATATTCGAAGTCAACTTCGATAATCCTGCATGGCAAAACGGCTTCGAGCACGATCCCGAAGCGGCCGTGGACGTGCGCATCGCGCTGTTCGACGACGCAGCGAGAACCGGCGCTCTGCTGGCCGCAGCGCATGTTGCGTTCCCGTCCATCGGTCACATTGCAAAGAACGGTGAAAGCTACCGTTTCGTACCGGTTATGTGGGATTACTGA